Within Lolium rigidum isolate FL_2022 chromosome 5, APGP_CSIRO_Lrig_0.1, whole genome shotgun sequence, the genomic segment GGACACTAAGGTTGAATGAACCTGCGCTGCTTTTGCGTTTGGCATATCGACTATTATATCTTTTGTTTCATAAGTTGTTCATGACGGCGACACGTTCACACCTTGTTGACCAGACATAAGCAGGTTACAGGTCAGGGCTCTTCAATAAGGAATTCAATGGTTTTAGTTTATGTTGCGGTGGTGGTCCACTTACACGATCCAAAATTATCACTTGTCTCGCAGTTCAGCTCATACATTTGAGTAGTTAATTTGGACCAAAAGATGCAGCTGTTTATCCatttattacaagcatcatcaagcCGTTCTGCAGTAGTGTCATTTTAGTTTATCTTATTGCAGGTGACACAATCTGGCAAACCTGGCAAATCTGAATCACCTTTCTTAGATTTACCAACCTGATCACTTCCCTCCCATGAAAGCTCTGTTATGCATAATGTGTTCTACTATTCAAGAGACCTGGTCACACTTCAAATAGTTAGGCACCCCCACCGAATCCTTAAGCTAGTTCAAATTGTACTAATGTACTCCATTTTTCGGGGATTATCCTAATGCCTTGTTACACCAGTGGAGGGTGTTTGTTCAACAAAAACAATggatttttcttctttcttttctattCTTCATACGCTCTAGACTGGTTGTGCTGATTTCGTGCTAGAGATTTCAATTGTGATATCTTGTGGTTGGTTTGGGCTTATGACGCAAAAAGTTCTTCCATTGCTGGTGGTTTGCTTTTAAAGTTGATCAGGGCTTAACTCATGTCACAGGACTGGCGTAGTGATAGCGACGATGATGATAAATTTGAGTGGGaaagtgatggtgatggtgaaccCTCATCCACTCCGGCCTTGAGGAACTTGGATGCAGCTGGCCCGTCAACACTAGTACGCCAGGTAGTAACTGATAAAAAATTGTGTCTTTCAGCACAAGGCTAGGCATGACTTGTTATTATAATGATCTTAATATGATATTTGTTTATGAACTGTTCAAAGGATTCTAATGGGTGGGGCAATGGGGAAGCACCACCTCCTTCTTTAATCGAGGGATATGTGGGGATGGGTTTCCCAAAGGAAATGGTCGTCAAGGGCATCAAAGATATAGGTAATACTGAATGTAACAAATTAAATTTCATTTGTCATAGTGTGTTTGCATCTTCTGTTTCAATCGGGCATTTTACTTTCAGGGCACAGTGATGCAAATGCATTGCTCGAGCTACTTCTCACTTATAAGGTACTTGTTTATGTGTTTCTGTTACTTAATTCATCCTATGATGCTTATGCTACATGGTGGCAAGGATTGCATGTTACAATTGGTTATGTCAAAATGCAGACGCTAGGCGATGACGCTGCAGTGGGTAATTGCTCCACTTCTGGCTTCATCCCCCAGAGtactgaagatgatgatgatgatgatcttgattCTGAATACTGGGAAGGAGACGATGATGCTGATGGTagagaagctggctctgatgggtCTAGTGATGAGGTAGATGATTCCTTGTCATTATTTCAGTAACTGAGAAACCTCTGATCATATGTATGCTGATGTGTGCGAAATCTTTGACATGCATACCTTGAACACCCGCTTACGTActttttgatcttgtttgtttattTAGCtcctagcttttcttcagtttagAATTGCATTGTGAAGTTTGAGCACTTGATGTTTCTTACATAAAACTAAAACAGTGGTTCACCCACATGCCTGTGCAACATCTTCACAGCATCATCTTGTAGAAAGTATTCTCAGAGACCATTTATAGATAGTTAGCGTTTATGCTGAAACAAATGTCAATAAAAAATATATCTGAGACACCAGTGATTTTTGATTGGTAGGGTCACTGCTCCAGCACAATACATTGTTGTATAAGAATCAAACCAAATATGTAGCAGAGGTAAAGCGCAGTGATTGGAGAAAATCGTTCTGTGGAATCTTTTTTAGTTGCAAGTGAATCAATGAATATTCTAAGCATATAATACAGTTAAAAGTCATTTGTGACAATAAGAATCTGCATATGATATACTGTCACTTTGTCAGTCATATACATGTATGTCTAATGCATTGCACTCTAGTTCATGGCCTTTTATCGTTGTCCTGgaggatatgtttgattttgcaTCATGTTATCCCTTTTCAGTACTACCATCCATTCCAAAATATTATCCTTTTTTCTAAAAAGGAAAATCCAATTCGGCTCACGGGTTCATATAAACCCATTGTGTGAACACATTTCAGAATATCAAAAAAATCTTAAATAGAATTCCGCATGTGCATCTAGatattctatgttcgtacacaagttttcaggaAAAAGGAGCATCTTTTGTGTCCcatgtaaaaagacaaattttgatgctcaaCATGACTATTCACggtacttttttttcttttcccttcAAAACTTGTGTGCGAGCATCAAATGTCTGTATGTATATGtgaaattttatttcagatttttttgaaattttaaatttcaatttttatgcgttttttaaTAATAGGTTCATATGCACCTATGAGCCGAAACTCCCCCAAAAGTAAAATCCAATTTGGCTTatattttggaatggaggtaaTAGTAAATATCTTCATGGAAGCTAGTGATACAAATTAAAAGGGCAGTGCAGATATGGAGTAACAGTTACAAAATGGAACATACCATTGAGGCATGGAATAACTGTTACAAAACATCACCTATTTACTTGCACTAGTAAAACAGCAATGCCGTTATCCTATTGAAGCAATAACAATTGTTAGAAATGCTCAGCATTACTCATGCCCGATTCAATTGTACAAGAAAATGCACCTTCAACAAATATAGCTTCATGGAGATGTGCTACTAAGTAAAACATTGCCAACACACATAAGACTACGATCAGATGTCCGATCTTAGGAAAAATGTCAAACAACTAGTAGGCATATCAGGTAGTACTGCAACGTACGTGGTGGCCAGGTCAATTGTTTTGACCAAACTAAGATTAGACTTGGATTTACATCTCAGGCATGCACAGATGATCAAATGGCCGAATTAGTAGCAGAGACCTGGCAATGTAAGTCGTTCTTGTCAGGCAACAAAATATCAGCATATTCTGTTTGCACATATCTTAATCTCTCCCATAATTAGTGCCTGTTGTATAGGATGTAATTAGGCCATTATGGCTAGGATTATTAGGGATTCTTTCCTTGTATATCTATGTCCAATGTGAAGAGAAATTGCGAGCGGGCATGCTGGAGCTTGAGGAGGGACACCGACTCATGCCCCGAATGCGATGGCAACACCGCCTCCATAATACATGTGCTGCTACATCCATAACATCCATGTCTATAGGATCCTCAACCTGCGCGGTGAACCTTAACGACGTGGTCAGATGGTCACAGCCTGTCCATGTGGCTAGGATCGAAGGAAGCAGGAGTAGGCGTGGTGCGAGGAAGCGTGAGTGGAGGAGAACGGTAGGTGAAAGGAGAGCGAACTGGCAGTATCTGCAATCTGTGAACAGAGAGGGAGAGACAGGGAGCTCTCCAAAACCTTCAGGACCACACAAATCTAAATCAGACAGACCGGAATTTTTGCGACTTAGAAGGGTTTTCATCATGATAGATTAGACTGAACCATGACCATTGGTTACGGTTTGTTCGTTAATGGCCACCTGGTAAAGATCAGATGTTTTGCTTTTTCGTGAGATATTTTTAGCGTGCCTGTTATATACTTCTTGATCCCTCTGCCTCTTTCCCTTACTAGTAGTCACATAGTTGGCATTCAAAAGGAAGTAAGATACACCAGGTGCCTTCTAATCTCTGTCTTTCTTTTGCTTTTGTGTAGGGTTTTCTACGTGAATTGTCAGAGATGGACAAGAAGATCAACTCCTTAGTAGACATGGGCTATCCTGAAGATGAAGCAAATTTGGCTATTACAAGATGTGGTATGCCTCTTTTCGAATCGTTAACTGATGATCATGCTTTCCTAGAAACTTTATGCTGTATATTTTTGCTTAAAATTTTCTAGGTGTGGATGCCCCTCTCTATGTATTAGTTGATTCGGTCTGTGCATCACAAGCTGCAGGAGAATATGAGGTATCTTTGGGTTTGACAGTAATTAAATAAcaaaattattttctcttttacTTTAATATAAGGACATTGGAATTTGTGTGTTATTTGCCAGGTTACTGGTAGATGCTTTGATTCctttggagggagaaagaaagcaaGATTGATGGAAGACAGCAAGAAAAAGAGAAAGCGTTATGGAGGTGGATCACAAAGAAGTCGACCCCCATTGGATGAGGAATCAATGCCTCTCCCAAACCCAATGGTTGGATTCAACCTACCTGGTGACATGCTACGGACAGTAAGCAGGAAACTTCCTAGACAAGCTATTGGGCCACCATACTTCTATTTTGAAAACGTGGCCCTAGCTCCAAGAGGTTCATGGGACGCATTTTCAAGACACCTGTATGACATAGTGCCTGAGTTTCTAGATTCTAAGTACATGTGTGCAGCGGCTAGGAAAAGAGGCTACATTCATAATTTGCCCATTGAGACAAGGGTAAATCTCCTCCCTCCTGCTCCGAAGACCATATTTGAGGCCTTCCCTCATTATAAGAAGTGGTGGCCTTCCTGGGACAATAGAAAGCACCTCAACTGCTTGCAGACATGTATTGCGAGTTCAAAGCTGACCGAACGCATCCAACGTGCTCTTGCAAGCGCAAGTAATCCACCACCTCCAAGTGTTCAGAAGTATGTCATGAAGGAGTGCAGAAAATGGAATCTTGTTTGGGTAGGAAAGAACAAGGTTGCTGCTCTGGATCCAGATGAGTTTGAGTATCTACTCGGTTTCCCAAGAGACCATACTAGGGGAATTGGCAAGACTGAGAGGTACAAATCTCTCGGCAATTCATTCCAAGTGGATTCCGTCGCTTGGCACTTGTCAGTGCTTAAGGCCATGTATCCCAATGGTGTTAATGTTTTGTCTTTATTCACCGGTATTGGAGGAGGGGAGGTAGCTCTGCACAGGCTTGGGATCCACATGCGTACAGTGATTTCTGTTGAGATAGGTGAAGTTAACAGGAGGGTTTTAAGGGGTTGGTGGGATCAGACACAAACTGGCACGCTGATTGAGATTGCCGACGTGCAATCACTCACCAATGAGAGAGTTGATTCATATGTTGAGAGATTTGGTGGCTTTGACTTGGTGATTGGGGGCAGCCCATGTAATAATCTTGCTGGCAGCAACCGGCACCACCGTGATGGCTTGGACGGCGAGCACTCAGCCTTATTCTTTCACTACGTCAGGATCTTGAGTGCTGTCAAGTCTGCTATGAGGAGGATGTAGCCTAATCATTTAGCACATGTTTTATCATTTAATGCTCATCTTTATGAACTGCAATTTCCAATATGTTTAAACACTAAGTTGACGTGAAGGATATGGTATTTGGGAGAAAGATCACCGTAGTTCATATGATTTATTGTTGCTAACTAAGGTAGAGCCTGTGTATCCttatttgaaaaaaaaagttTAATGCTGTTCTCTTCAACTCGTTTTGGAGTCTAATTTTTTATAGGCAGAGAGTAAGCTTAGTTTTGCTTATTTCCCCCTTCATATTTCATAGAAGCATGCCTTGTTCTATATGGAAGTTATTGTTGAACCTAGTAGTTAGTTCAAAAGTCGAAGCTTTTCCCACAAGACATGGCAGTCTGGAACCGGAGCTGCTGCGGACTCATGAATGGGTTGGAAGGGCAGTGGGGGATTCAGGGGTGGCACAGGAAGTTTGTCGTCGCTGCCGTGTTCGGTGACCACCTGCACCATGGTTGGGAAGCTATTCAGGGGATCAAACGAAAGGAGCCTGTTCCCTGGTCAGTTGCCGCCATTATTTGAGGTTTGTTCTGCTGGCTGTGTATAGTTTGTTTTGATCATAGTGAATATTGATACTGGATGTGGACTGATACTTGATAGGTGTTCTGCCCTCTGTTTATGGTTTCTTTTGATCCTAGTGATAGTGGATGTGAGTTGATACTTCTAGGTTTGAATGATTCAGATCCAAATGTGATGCAACATGAATGTATGCAGTATTCCTCACAATGATCCAGGTTCCTTTTCATATTAACATTGTACGGAAATGGGTTCCACTGTATGATAAATAATGTCTTCTCAGTTACTGATACTCCTGATTTCATTGACCAAATGAAGCATTAAACTAGATGCTAGAAACATAAGCATCAGGGCATTGGTGTTTCTGGGTTTATAGTCAGTAG encodes:
- the LOC124653938 gene encoding DNA (cytosine-5)-methyltransferase DRM2-like — encoded protein: MVDWRSDSDDDDKFEWESDGDGEPSSTPALRNLDAAGPSTLVRQDSNGWGNGEAPPPSLIEGYVGMGFPKEMVVKGIKDIGHSDANALLELLLTYKTLGDDAAVGNCSTSGFIPQSTEDDDDDDLDSEYWEGDDDADGREAGSDGSSDEGFLRELSEMDKKINSLVDMGYPEDEANLAITRCGVDAPLYVLVDSVCASQAAGEYEVTGRCFDSFGGRKKARLMEDSKKKRKRYGGGSQRSRPPLDEESMPLPNPMVGFNLPGDMLRTVSRKLPRQAIGPPYFYFENVALAPRGSWDAFSRHLYDIVPEFLDSKYMCAAARKRGYIHNLPIETRVNLLPPAPKTIFEAFPHYKKWWPSWDNRKHLNCLQTCIASSKLTERIQRALASASNPPPPSVQKYVMKECRKWNLVWVGKNKVAALDPDEFEYLLGFPRDHTRGIGKTERYKSLGNSFQVDSVAWHLSVLKAMYPNGVNVLSLFTGIGGGEVALHRLGIHMRTVISVEIGEVNRRVLRGWWDQTQTGTLIEIADVQSLTNERVDSYVERFGGFDLVIGGSPCNNLAGSNRHHRDGLDGEHSALFFHYVRILSAVKSAMRRM